The following nucleotide sequence is from Penicillium digitatum chromosome 5, complete sequence.
TAGATACATCGGCagcttcgtcttcttcattGTGTATACCAATCTGAAGCATCACCCGTTCGTTGGTATAATAAGTCTCCTTCAGGTTCGGAGTTGTGAGGCGAATCTTGGGAGGCTTAGGCAGAACCTTGCACCTACTAGTGTCCCGGTTCTTACCCACTCTTCTGCGGGTCACACCCTTTTGCGTCTGCTGCCACCAGAACGATTCACGCTGATTTGGCTCAGTAATCGCATAACCCAAGTCGaacttttcttcttcgatcAGCATTGTGATTGAAGCAACCCTGGCTCCACCAGCTTCGCGAGGAATGCAAGTAAGGTTGAAGACCTTGGTCTGGGAGGGCCCCAAAGTAAGATCTGCTATACCGACCAGTGCGGTTAGTCCACCGGTTGGAGATTGGATCGCGGTATCAGAGTTGCTCGGCTCGCGGAGTGGAAGAGTTGCGACGCAGCATGGGGTTGTGGTGTCAGCATCCTGATTCTGGTCAGATTGAATCTTTACTGGGCGAAGACATCCTTCGAAAACCAATTTAACCTCTGAAAGTCGGATAGAAGCCGAGGATTTGTGAGCACAGGAGGTGATGGAAAGTTGGGCCTGTAGAGGTTCCCCAACGTTGCCATCGGATCTCTCGAACACTAATGACGCGGCCACTTTGAAAACAGGGGTCAGTGCAATCTTTCTATCTCGGGCTTGCCAACTTACGACTAGTTATGACATCCTCTGCGCGAAGGACAAGAGAGGGTTTGGGCTTTTCTGAAGGCAGATTCTCAAGACTCCTGTGGATGTCATAATGCCACGCAGGTCTTGGTTTGAAAGCTACCGAAATGAATATTAATACTAAAAGACAATACGCAGAAGATGATTGATATTAGCTCACCCTTGTTTAGAAGCTCCCAGTCCACTCGCAACACTGTCTCGCTGTCTTGCACCCTGAGGGCGCATTCTCTGAGTGCCCATCCGAAATTGACCATCAGATGCCACCACCCTGAGCGGCGCCAGCTAAGAGTAGACCACAGCGGTTGAAGAAGGCTATGCGCTTCAGACCATGAGCCAATGCGCATATACTCCTCGGCCGCCTCGAGACTCAAGCTCTCGACTTTCCTTGTTTGGTGACGCTTTGCGAATTCCTCGATAGCAGATTTAAGCGTGTTCAGTATTAGACCAGAGTGGTCGAAGCCAGTTCGTCCTTCTTGGGGTGCTTCGGCATGAGTTTCCGGAACAAGATATGTGTCGTACAAGTAGGATTTGTTTGCCAATTGTGAGGCAGGCGATTGACCAGGGGACATGCGATCTTCCATGGGAATTTTATGGGCAAGCGCACGTCGGATCATTGTATGTTTCGCTGAACGGTGGAGCCAATAACCCTCGTGGTGGAGATTTTCCCAGGGTCTGACTCTTTCCCCAATTGGAATCATTTTCTCCGGTAAACTATAGAGCTCTCCAGGTTGATCAGAAGATATATCGCTGGAGAGAGACGGAATTTCCGCTCGGCGGATAAGCTGCGCCATCACCATCGACCAACGCGCCTCCCAAGCCTCCCATCCGTAGTGTTTACTGCCCTTTCCTCTGCGGTTGACAATATCCTTTACACGGATTCTGTGATCAACCCAAAGCCGAGCTGCGGCGGTGGTTTGACCTGTCCATAACAGGCAACGTATAATCCGAATGGCAAGGGCGTCAGCCAAGAGGCGCGCATCGTTAAATCGAGGATTCCAGCCCGCAATGTTTTCGAAAACTTCATGCCCAAATAGGGTGTCGTACGCACTCTCATAGTTCCGACAAGCTGCATCCATTTCTTGGCGAAACTCGGCAAAAATTCCGAGCTTGAATTCATAACGGACGTTCCAGCCTTGAGATGATAGGGTCTGGGAAGTCCCAGTGGTTGGGGGTGCAGTCGGAGGAGGAATACTGCCCCTATTTCGTTTGCGCCTGGCATGCTTGGACAATTCCCGATAGTATTCAACCACCGAAGATTGCAGTAGAGAAAAGAGTGATTTCACAAAGTCTTGCAGTTCTGACAAGATTGCGTCTGGTGGAATTACAAATATCGACCTGGGGTCAAGGTTTGTTGCCCGCCGAATGCCCGCAATTCGGTCATCAATCTCGCCCTCGTAGCCGCCTTCTTCTCCGTCTTCTGATATCAAAACAACCACAAATCGTGTTTTGTACCCGGAGGATTGCCATTCTTTTTTCAGGCTGTTGATCTCAATCTTGAGCTGATTGTCTCGTAACGAGTTCATATTCGGGTCCAGCGAGAATGGGAAGAAATTTATCACTGCTGCTGGAACAAGTTCTTGGTGCTTAGTTACCCATAGAGGCGTGAGCAAGCCATCTGGGAAAGTTGGGGAGCCAGGTGACAGAGGCGATATCGGCGAGTGGAGGACATAGTGTGCGCTATGTTCCGAGTGTTCATTATCCTGGTCATCGCTGGGAGTGGTTGGTGGTGAGGGTATAGGGGGGTCAGCTTTTCGTGGAGGGAGTCTGCATGACTGTGTTGGTGTAAGTAGCCAGCCCGCAGTACGACGTTGCGAAGCCAACGGGATTGGAATCATAGAGCATCAACTTACGCGACCAGAACTTTTGACGCGGTAGCCAATGTTTGCAGTCGTATTATTCCCAAATACAGTAACTCTAGGCTTCCATGGCATCTGAGAGCTATCTTCTTTCAAAAGCAGACTCCGGAGCTCCTCCGCAACAGCCCCGCTCAGAGGTGGGAAGTCTGAGAAGATATGGGACCCCTTCTCTGATAGCAGAGGGTAGCTCGAAGAGGTTTCAGAGCCATTTTCGGGATCTACCTCGAGTCCTGAGAGCAGGACTAAAGGCAGGTTGTGATTGACGTAGTCTTCGGGGTAGGCGTCCATTGCGGGCAATGGCTGTTTCGCAGCGCGGTCACCACATGTCTAGAGGATGGCGAAGACCTGGGGATTGAAGGGGCAAGATATGAATATTCAGGCTGTAAATGAGAGCGAAGCCCAAATTTGCTTCGGAGTTTCAATGATGTTTTGGGATAAGACAGGCAATGGCTGGAGGATACTGTCATATTGCCGGGCGGTCAACTATGTTGAGATCAGCTCCGGAGTGAAAGTTGACCATCAGACCATCCGTGGATGTTATCCTGACCCAGTTAGATCTGTGAAATGATGCGTAAAAATGGATTTGACATGTATATAAATTAGATAGTGTGGTAAATCCTCCGTTTCAGACTTTTCATTGGTGTCAAGGTGATGGCAATAGTATGACGGGATATATAAAACTAGATACACCATCTAAATCTGTTAGCTCTGTATGGGATACTACTTTGCTACTTCATATGATCTCATTTTCGATTCAAATACATTGGACCTGGAGAATATGCGTTTAATTTACACGAGCTGAATACCTATTTACTCTGTTGTATTCTGTAATATGCGTTTATTAGTGTCGTCCCCGTATGGCCCTATCAAGCCCATGGAGCGCCTATTAAGGGGTCAGAAGGAGCAGTTTGGAATCCACGTGAAATCTCAAATACTCAGGTTTATAGCTAGGGATCTAATTTAGTTTTCTATAGTATCTACAGATATTGACCTAGTctatatactccgtagtgtCTTCCCTTCTCCATCCCCTACTTTATACACCCGGTTTTATCGGCAAATTAAGATCCCCTTGTGGAGAAAAAGGTGTCAGCGCTAAGGAGATCtcaaaaaagagaaagagagctCCCTTTTGTTTCCCTTAAAACTACATTTGCGCTTTTATATCTTctcatttctttcttttcataCTCGGTATGACCAggaaccttttttttttttttcaaattttaTTACACTCATtcccaaattttttttaatcttctTACGCTCATTCCCAGAATTTTTCACTATTGTCCTATATTTCAAATACCGTAAAGGGGGGTTGTTTACAAGGAAACCAGAAACCCTTATCAAACATCTTTCGGGTGCAGTAGATCATGCGTGTACCCATTTCATCTTGCACCCAATCATTGAAGTTTGTCTATTCTAAGGGTTATACCCTTAGATCATTGAGCTATGTCGAACGAAAACCCCGTGCAAGCAGAGTCAGCTCTGCTCAATCGTCGCCGTCGTAAATCGCGCAATGGAACTGATCCAACCTCGCCTGAAGTCATTTCATCCCTCATTTCGTCCCTTTCTACCATCTCCGTGCCTCTtaattcgcatttcgatgCCTTCTCGAAGTTCGATACCGAATCAGTTCCAGAATTAACAGAAGTACCGCCCACAGCACCAATTCGCTCCCCTCCTCCGTCCGAGCAATATGGGTTTGGAATGAGTTACGGTGCCTACAAGCTAGCGGTCGAGCCACCCACGCTACCGTTTCTGCACCCCGACGATGCTGCCTCTTCGCCCGTCGTTCGCATGGCCAGGGCCCCGTCACCAAAGTCACCGCGATCGCCGAGATCTAAGCCCTTCAGAACGACCGACTCATCGTCCACTCGCCCAGCCTCGAGGGAATCCTATACATCTGTGATAGCCGCCCCAGAAACTTCCTCAATTGGAACGATCAGCACAGAGCCTGGCCCTCGTTTGTCAACCCCAAGCATTGCTTCGAATGGTTCGGCAGGGAGGACAAAAAGCCTAAAGGGACAGTTGAGTCTATTGAAGATGTCATCACGAGAATTCATGGGTGAAAAAGATCCTCAAGTCGAGCGCCTGCGAAAGACTACCAGCTATAACGACAGTCTACGACACAACATCCCGCGCAGCCGAGCAAGTTTGCGCTCATTGCATTCTATGCCGGAAGTTACAGAGGAGGCTCGTCCTGCGGACGTCAAGGAAGAGTCATTCGAAGAGAAACTCCCAAGCACTCCACCATTCAAAGATACCCAATTGTTATACAGTACCCCAGATACTTGCAATCCCGGCGGAATTGGGAGCGGTAGAATCATTCCTACTCGCGGCTCCTCTCTTCGACACCGGCATAGCCAGTCGTCGAGCTCCACAAAGCACCGGTCTGCTCGTCATAGTCGATACCCTTCCACGACCAGCAAAGAGTTCAACACAGACGATGGTTCACCGGGAACGAATAATGACGCAGAACAGGTGACCCGCCGGATCCAAGAGTTGAAAGACCAGCAACAGAAGATCAAGAACGAGTTGGAGTTGGGAAACAGCCCTGAACACTCGACTGAGACGAGCCCGGTGAAGCAGGCCAAGATATCAAAGGCATCGCGCATTCTAGGTTATGATGTCAATGAGGTTATGCGGAACGGACTAGTCCTCAATCAGCCACCTTTCGATGAGAGTGCTCCTTCTCCAAACGTGATGACAGGGAAAAGTCGCACTGGGATGCGACTAGGAGCACCACTCGCATCAAAGTCTACCCACCTACCACTCCAGTTGCCCAAGCCATCCGCGGAAAACCTGGATCCCGATAGAGCTAGATACAGACAGTCCCTTGAGCCAATACTGCCAAGCACCCCATCCGGTCATCTGTCCCATGTGTCGAATGAGCGACCCTCCTACAGCACTGAACGACCATCCAGTGCAGATTCAATTGACCTTGCTGTTGACGACTACATCTATTCGCCGAAGCTGACCCAGAGAATAACCCACCCCACCAGCCACCGCTCCATCGCCTTCTCCGAAGTCGGTGATCCCAAGGGCCATGTTGTGCTTTGCTGTGTCGGCATGGGTCTCACTCGGTATCTGATGGCATTTTATGATGAGTTGGCTCGGACGCTCAATCTACGGCTGGTCACATTGGATCGCCCTGGCGTTGGTGAGAGCGGTCCACACCGGGGAGACGAGCCGAACACCCCTCTCAGCTGGCCCGGTAAGCAAGACTGCCCCGAGATATTTTGATCCTGTGCTAATCAACAATAGATGATGTTGCAATCGTTTGCAACCACCTCCACGTGACCAAATTTTCCATCCTTGCCCATTCTGCCGGCGCAATTTACGCTCTTGCGACGGCTCTCCGAATTCCGCAGCATATTCGTGGCCGCATTCATCTCTTAGCTCCATGGATCCCCCCATCTCAGTTGTTGACCATCGGCTCTAAGAAGGATCCCGCGCCCACCAACGCCGTCCCCTATTCTCAAAAAATTCTTCGTGCTCTTCCCACATCGCTTCTCAAAGTGGCCAATTCGAGCTTTATGAATGCTACTAGTGCCAGCTTCACTGCTAATCTACCCAAGTCCCCGCGACGGACCAAGCGCAAGACTGCTGCCAATGCAAATGCCATCCCTCCGATCCCGCCTATACGTTCCGTTGAAAACGACCCGCAGACCCAGCGAGAGGACATTATACCAAAAATAAAACAGTCCGCTTCGACCACTACTTCGTGCAGAAAGAGCGACACGACTCTCGTGTCTCGCGCAAAGTCTCCAGAAGACGAGGCCGAACGGCAGCGTGACTATGACACTCGTCTCACCTACAAGATCTGGGAGCTGGCCACTACCAACGCCAACCCGGCGGTTGATTTGCTGATCTGCCTCGAGCGACGCCAAACAATTGGGTTTCGCTATGTGGACATCACACGATCCGTGGTAATCCATCATGGTAGCAAAGACCCTCGCGTTCCAGCTGAGAATGTCCAGTGGCTTGGAAAAACGATGCACCGCTGTGAGGTCCGGATCCTCGAAGGTGAAGGCCACGGTCTCATGGCATCTGCTCGTGTCATGGGCAATGTCTTGACCGAGATTGCCAAGGAGTGGGAGGACTGGACCATCCTTGTCCAAGGCAAACGCCGAGCCACTGCAAACCATGCTACACGGCCTGGGCTGTCGATCCAAACTTGATCTACCCAATCTGCCGCCTTTTCCccttcactttttttttgacatgCACTACACTATCAGCCCTAGTGGCTCGTCTTTCCCTAATTATCATCGCTCTCGTTTTCACAGACGAGGCCGCAGCTGGTCTGCGGTTCCTACTGCTTCTGACCTACACCCCGGAACTTGTATATCCTATCATTTGTCCTTAACCATTTCTTACCCATCTACAAACACCTACTGGTGCGAGGTTTATGCCCTCTCTATGATTTACTGTCGACATGGGGTTTTGCCTTTGAACCAAAGAACCCGTCTGATTTAGCACAATACCCCAGTCATGCCATATTTTAATCAATATTGATAATTCAGCTTGACTTGCAAAGTAAACCTGAAAGCAAGAAAATGTACAAAACAAGCATATGGTATCTACATCATAGCCCCGCCAAGCATCAGCGCTCAGACGGGGCAAACCCGCAAATCAGGGATGGCATGCCTTTGGCCCCTTGACCCCACTTCTCCTGACCTGTCTGGAGATGTTGATCTTTTGATTCTTAATTTTAGAAGATTCAGGGCTCAAATGCGCAAGTGTCAAATTTCAAATGCTCCCAACACCCTGAACTGTTAGCTTTGCCGGGAACGGAAGATTTCTTGGCTTCTGGAACACGTCACGTTCCACCTCGAACCTCACGACTTGGAATTTTGGATTCAGCTTTTTAAATTGATACAAGTTACAAGCCACACGGCTATAAGTGTAACTCTTCATGCCTTCTTCCCAACGGCGGCTTCGACTGATTGTCGTTGCGGTCATCGCGATTCTTTTCTTGGTCTTTTACTACACTGTACGTGACCAGATTTCCCCTTCTCGCACCGTTTCTCCAGATATCTGACATGCAATCAAATCCACAGGGCGATGCAACGAAAATCCAGAATCAGAAGTTTTATCGCTCAACCCTCGACGCAATGAAAGCGAAAGAGCAGGCCAAGCAGGCTAAGACCCAAGAGAAGATCCAGAAACCTGTGCATGCGCCCGGACAGATTGGCGCAGCCAGTGCGGTTGCTGGTGACAAGGTGCCCATCGCCGAGATTGAAAAGGCCGGTGCTCCTCCTACTACGGAGAATGAAGATACGGAGGAGATCCCAATTGCGGGACGGACAAAGATGACTGTTCCTAAGAAGGGAAATCAGGATACGCCGTCCGAGGTTCAGTCGGAAATTAAGAgcaaggaggagaaggagcgTGAGGAAAAAACACAGAGAGAGCTcgaggagaaagagaggaaaGAGGCCGAGGCGACAACGGAGCTTAATGCGATCCTTAAGCGGGCTCCAGGTATGTTTCTTTCCTCCGTTTTCCATCTCTTGCCCGTCACCAAGACTAATCGCATCCAGTCATTGTTTTCTCCAAATCCTATTGCCCCTACAGCAAGAAAGCCAAGTTGATCTTGCTAGAACACTACTCGATCGAGCCGAAACCGTTCGTGGTCGAATTGGACAAGCATTCGCTTGGGCCGTATCTACAGGCCCTGCTCGCACAGAGTACGGGGCGTCGCACTGTGCCCAATGTGCTCGTGAGCGGGAAGAGCATAGGTGGCGGGGACGATATTGCGGCATTGGATCAGAGTGACGAGCTAGCTTCGACGCTGCGACAAATGGGCGGGAAATGGATCGTGGATGTCTCGCACCGGGAAGATGAGAAATCACTGTGAGGTTAGTTTTGTAAAACAAGATTCAAAATTTTGATAGCCATAGCTCAGAGCCCTGGAAAATATGATTAGGGGGGTACATGGTTGTTGGAGCTCATTGCACTGTACATAGCAGTGAACTTGCTCCGGAACTCCAGGCTCCAGCTTAATATTAACCAGATGTCTCTCTACTCAGAAATCACTAAACTAACGCCGGTGGAGCAAGTACTGGTACAAGCTGCGATAAGACGATAAGCTGATAAGGAACCCTAACTGCGCTAGACCCAAAATGGCTCTAAGCGACGCACAACCCCGTGACATCCAATTTCGCTCCACCACCAAGTCCATTCGAATTTTGAACCTCCCCGACATCGACAATCTACACCCCCGGCAACCACCAAAAGTCACGTCAAGATGCGGTACATTCACTCCGAGGAACGGCTGCCCATTCTGGACAATGGTGAGCGAATTtccagtttttttttattgaGGATGGAGGAGGCCGATCGCACACAATACAACTTCTACTTTGAGGGCGCGAAATTCAACCCAGCCTAGCACGACACACGATCAATATCCAGCACCAATGCAGCGGAAGCAGAAGGGAATATTGTGTGGGATCGGCGACTCGCACTCGTACCGGACAAttcttgattttgatctTTCGAAATATTGAATTACACCAAAAGAAATGCCATCAACTAACctaaatcttttttttttcgtgcTACAGTGAAGGTCCAGATTCGCTCCCGTATCGTGACTGTCGAGGGTCCCCGCGGCAAGCTCGTCAAGGATCTTTCCCACATTGCCGTCACCTTCGGCCGCCCCGAGCAGAACGTCATCTCCATCGAGCTGCACCACGGTGCCCGCAAGGGTGTTGCTACCCTCCGTACCGTCCGTACCATCATTAACAACCTGATGATCGGTGTTACCCGTGGCTTCAAGTACAAGATGCGTTACGTCTACGCTCACTTCCCCATCAACGTCAACATTGAGCCCAACCCCGAGACTGGCCGCTCTGTTGTGGAGATCCGGTATGGAACCCTGGAACCTATGGTTATTTCGAGATGAAATTCAAAACTGCATCGTGAAAAACATGTGTGACGGAACCAGCGCTAACGTTCTGGCATTAGCAACTTCCTCGGTGAGAAGTACGTCCGCCGCATCACTGCCCAGCCCGATGTCGACATCGCTCCCTCCGCCAACGTCAAGGATGAGCTCATCCTCACCGGTAACTCCCTCGAGGGTGTGTCCCAGTCCGCCGCCGACATCCAGCAGATCTGCCGTGTCCGAAACAAGGATATCCGTAAGGTTAGTTATACTACCCAAATTCCTTGCACTGGGAGGGACCCGGATCTTTGAATCTATTCTAACAATCCCCAGTTCTTGGACGGTCTTTACGTGTCGGAGAAGGGCAACATCATCGAAGAGTAAATGTACCGCTTGGGAATGTATGGGGTGTCCGGGAGAGGTTTCTTTAATTTCGCCGACTTGCATAGAGGGAAGCAAAGCGAAATGTCAAAAACAAAACGACCCTTTTGAAATTCACTGATTCCCTTACGCGAATAACGTCTTTGTATGTGGCATGTAGAAATGTGCGCCCACGGCAATTCCATTACTTCATTACTTTCATACTATCAAGTATATTAAGTACTGAGTAGAGAGATATCCATACTCTTCTCGTGGGGCCGCTGtagtggaagaagaagatccggGGGAATCTGGATCGATCTGGTAGCTTCAACTCTTCAACCGCCATCGGTTGAAACTCCACAATTTCTTCCTCGTTATTGAGTCCAATCCCTCTCCATAACACAGGTACTCTCGAATACATATCGCTCTCGATCGCTCAAtcctctgtttttttttcaacatcACTTTCGATCTCAATTCCCAATTCGTTGGTGTAACGTGCGTGACGTTGTAGCATGTGAAAGCGAAAACCCGGGCCCGCATGTGCACCTCTCCCTCCACCAGCCGCGACGCAGACATATCCCTTGAGAGTAAAAAATGAGGTCCTGGTGGCTCGGATTATGGAAGATCGTTGGTGCGATCTGGAATATGGTGCTTGATGTTGCTCAGTTCTGGAGAGATGTGAGTTTTGTGCCCCAATCCCAGCCTCGGTGTCGTGCTTGCGGGGAGAGCTCGGAGCCAGAGATGGCAAAAACAAAAGACGGAAAAGACACATTTCTGGATATAGTTTTCGGTCTAATCTTGAACTAATGAACATCCCCTAGAAACTGTTCTCTTGGTGGAGTTCAAAATCCCCTCGAGATCGGCTCTTCCATACGCTAGCCAACGCGCAGAGCTATGAGGAGTGGGAAGAAGCCGCATTTGAGCTCGACGAGCTATTAAGTAAAGATTTGTGGTATGAAATGAAACCAAACCAACCGAATCCAACTCAAACCCCAGTGTACCAGACCACCATCTAACCGCCTACGCAGGCGCCAAAACCCTGTCAGCCGACACTATGACTACCGACTAATCCTCGGCCGACTCGAAGCACTGATGAGCGCGCGTGAGTCAGAAGACATCCTGACACTAGTAAACCTGCTCCGGTCCGGGCTAGTACGAAACCTGGGCAACATAACTAGCACGAAGCTATTCACGCACGCGTACGCAGGAACCAAGCTTCTAATCGATGACTACATCACGCAAGTAGCGCTATCAATCCAGTATGTGACATCCGTGCCAGGAGCGCCGAGGCACCCGAGCGGGTTTAGCTCGCAAGCGAAGTTGGAGCTACTGCACGATACGCGGCAGGCATTTGGGCGGACGACGCTATTGCTACAGGGCGGCTCTGCGTTTGGGCTGTGTCATCTTGGTGTTGTGAAGGCGCTGCATCTGCAGGGTCTGTTGCCGCGGATTATTACAGGCACTGCGACTGGGGCACTGATTGCTGCGCTTGTCGGGATTCATTCTGAGGATGAGCTGTTACCGTTGCTCGATGGGGAGGGGATCGATCTTTCGGCCTTTGAGAGGCAGAAGATGGTTAAAGGTGGGAATGGGGGCAACTCTGATTCGAGTTGGGTTGGGACGTTTTATCGAAGGATGAGGAGGTTGCTGAGGAAGGGGTATTTGTTCGATGTTGGTGTTTTGGAGGAATGCATTCGGGCTAATGTTGGGGATCTTACATTTGAAGAGGCGTATGCAAGGTCAAAGCGCATCTTGAATATCACCGTTGCGACGACGGGGAAGAATGGGACGCCAAATCTGTTGAATTACCTGACTGCACCGAATGTGGTATGTACTTCTTCCCTTCTCCTTGCCAGTACCGGTGACGTCTCACGCCATTTCTAGCTTATCTGGTCCGCAGCTGTAGCATCCAACGCCTCTTCCTCAGGCCTCTACTCACCCGTGACCATTTACTGCAAAGATGAAACAGGCACAATCATCCCATGGCCACACACACAAGATGCAGTCTTCCGACCCTGGCGACACGTCCAATACAACGAAGGCGAATCCCCCCTCTCACGAATCTCGGAGCTCTTCAATGTAAACCACTTCATCGTCTCCCAAGCTCGACCATACCTAGTCCCATTCCTGCGGTCCGAATTGAACCTCCTAGACCGATATCAAACAGGCTGGAACAAC
It contains:
- a CDS encoding Patatin-like serine hydrolase, putative, which produces MRSWWLGLWKIVGAIWNMVLDVAQFWRDKLFSWWSSKSPRDRLFHTLANAQSYEEWEEAAFELDELLSKDLWRQNPVSRHYDYRLILGRLEALMSARESEDILTLVNLLRSGLVRNLGNITSTKLFTHAYAGTKLLIDDYITQVALSIQYVTSVPGAPRHPSGFSSQAKLELLHDTRQAFGRTTLLLQGGSAFGLCHLGVVKALHLQGLLPRIITGTATGALIAALVGIHSEDELLPLLDGEGIDLSAFERQKMVKGGNGGNSDSSWVGTFYRRMRRLLRKGYLFDVGVLEECIRANVGDLTFEEAYARSKRILNITVATTGKNGTPNLLNYLTAPNVLIWSAAVASNASSSGLYSPVTIYCKDETGTIIPWPHTQDAVFRPWRHVQYNEGESPLSRISELFNVNHFIVSQARPYLVPFLRSELNLLDRYQTGWNNLTRSAMRLIIVELHHRLRQLDYLGVLPAPLSRLLIEETIPGPNLTLVPDLCAWDLRQLFQSPTTDRISEWALKGERGVWPAISALKVREAVEIELDRGYQLVRRRRPSDTLVPVSVPKQVNAMNEGVPRRRRGRSENEEGILADRE
- a CDS encoding Glutaredoxin, eukaryotic/virial, coding for MPSSQRRLRLIVVAVIAILFLVFYYTGDATKIQNQKFYRSTLDAMKAKEQAKQAKTQEKIQKPVHAPGQIGAASAVAGDKVPIAEIEKAGAPPTTENEDTEEIPIAGRTKMTVPKKGNQDTPSEVQSEIKSKEEKEREEKTQRELEEKERKEAEATTELNAILKRAPVIVFSKSYCPYSKKAKLILLEHYSIEPKPFVVELDKHSLGPYLQALLAQSTGRRTVPNVLVSGKSIGGGDDIAALDQSDELASTLRQMGGKWIVDVSHREDEKSL
- a CDS encoding Hydrolase, alpha/beta fold family protein, translating into MSNENPVQAESALLNRRRRKSRNGTDPTSPEVISSLISSLSTISVPLNSHFDAFSKFDTESVPELTEVPPTAPIRSPPPSEQYGFGMSYGAYKLAVEPPTLPFLHPDDAASSPVVRMARAPSPKSPRSPRSKPFRTTDSSSTRPASRESYTSVIAAPETSSIGTISTEPGPRLSTPSIASNGSAGRTKSLKGQLSLLKMSSREFMGEKDPQVERLRKTTSYNDSLRHNIPRSRASLRSLHSMPEVTEEARPADVKEESFEEKLPSTPPFKDTQLLYSTPDTCNPGGIGSGRIIPTRGSSLRHRHSQSSSSTKHRSARHSRYPSTTSKEFNTDDGSPGTNNDAEQVTRRIQELKDQQQKIKNELELGNSPEHSTETSPVKQAKISKASRILGYDVNEVMRNGLVLNQPPFDESAPSPNVMTGKSRTGMRLGAPLASKSTHLPLQLPKPSAENLDPDRARYRQSLEPILPSTPSGHLSHVSNERPSYSTERPSSADSIDLAVDDYIYSPKLTQRITHPTSHRSIAFSEVGDPKGHVVLCCVGMGLTRYLMAFYDELARTLNLRLVTLDRPGVGESGPHRGDEPNTPLSWPDDVAIVCNHLHVTKFSILAHSAGAIYALATALRIPQHIRGRIHLLAPWIPPSQLLTIGSKKDPAPTNAVPYSQKILRALPTSLLKVANSSFMNATSASFTANLPKSPRRTKRKTAANANAIPPIPPIRSVENDPQTQREDIIPKIKQSASTTTSCRKSDTTLVSRAKSPEDEAERQRDYDTRLTYKIWELATTNANPAVDLLICLERRQTIGFRYVDITRSVVIHHGSKDPRVPAENVQWLGKTMHRCEVRILEGEGHGLMASARVMGNVLTEIAKEWEDWTILVQGKRRATANHATRPGLSIQT
- a CDS encoding Foie gras liver health family 1, with translation MDAYPEDYVNHNLPLVLLSGLEVDPENGSETSSSYPLLSEKGSHIFSDFPPLSGAVAEELRSLLLKEDSSQMPWKPRVTVFGNNTTANIGYRVKSSGRSCRLPPRKADPPIPSPPTTPSDDQDNEHSEHSAHYVLHSPISPLSPGSPTFPDGLLTPLWVTKHQELVPAAVINFFPFSLDPNMNSLRDNQLKIEINSLKKEWQSSGYKTRFVVVLISEDGEEGGYEGEIDDRIAGIRRATNLDPRSIFVIPPDAILSELQDFVKSLFSLLQSSVVEYYRELSKHARRKRNRGSIPPPTAPPTTGTSQTLSSQGWNVRYEFKLGIFAEFRQEMDAACRNYESAYDTLFGHEVFENIAGWNPRFNDARLLADALAIRIIRCLLWTGQTTAAARLWVDHRIRVKDIVNRRGKGSKHYGWEAWEARWSMVMAQLIRRAEIPSLSSDISSDQPGELYSLPEKMIPIGERVRPWENLHHEGYWLHRSAKHTMIRRALAHKIPMEDRMSPGQSPASQLANKSYLYDTYLVPETHAEAPQEGRTGFDHSGLILNTLKSAIEEFAKRHQTRKVESLSLEAAEEYMRIGSWSEAHSLLQPLWSTLSWRRSGWWHLMVNFGWALRECALRVQDSETVLRVDWELLNKAFKPRPAWHYDIHRSLENLPSEKPKPSLVLRAEDVITSLAASLVFERSDGNVGEPLQAQLSITSCAHKSSASIRLSEVKLVFEGCLRPVKIQSDQNQDADTTTPCCVATLPLREPSNSDTAIQSPTGGLTALVGIADLTLGPSQTKVFNLTCIPREAGGARVASITMLIEEEKFDLGYAITEPNQRESFWWQQTQKGVTRRRVGKNRDTSRCKVLPKPPKIRLTTPNLKETYYTNERVMLQIGIHNEEDEAADVSTEIRIFGTESTAQIQWLDTDSDLDLLESRASTPIEGPSHYLKRAVGVLERFSNKTLTIVLDDTQETTDFTLEVSAVYHLVSDIQTPIMKNITVDLSFIRPFEANYEFLPAIHPQPWPNFFAVGDTLPENSSAPSPIGLFQRWYLNSKVVSFAVEPLVIDKMSLILLEANGGAICEVHSEELVSPETPHLAPEELRESNFCLDVQKLVLGDRRPTALTCALEVNWRRQSSGSAAYSDADNSITTTVLDIPRFVVPMGEPRVLASATSSSNMPGLIHMDYVLENSSTHFLTFNLVMEASEHFAFSGPKTTVVQLVPLSRHTVNFNLFAAKRGLWIQPQLVVIDTYFNKTLRVLPTGDVKSDKKGILVWVDADD
- a CDS encoding 60S ribosomal protein uL6; translated protein: MRYIHSEERLPILDNVKVQIRSRIVTVEGPRGKLVKDLSHIAVTFGRPEQNVISIELHHGARKGVATLRTVRTIINNLMIGVTRGFKYKMRYVYAHFPINVNIEPNPETGRSVVEIRNFLGEKYVRRITAQPDVDIAPSANVKDELILTGNSLEGVSQSAADIQQICRVRNKDIRKFLDGLYVSEKGNIIEE